Sequence from the Deltaproteobacteria bacterium genome:
TCGTCGGAGCGTATACCGGGTAAATCTCGTTTGTTGAATTGGATGACGGTTGGAAGTGTATCCGGGTCAATGTTGTTGTCTGAAATATGCTGACGCATACCCTGCCAAAATTCACCATTGGCTCGTGCTTCCGAAAGCTGGCTATCGCCTACAAATACGACACCATCGGCCCCTTGTAAGACGAGTCGGCGCGTGGCCGCGTGAATAACCTGCCCGGGTACCGTGAAAAGTTTTAGCTTAATGCGGTAACCAGAACGAGATTTGATGAGAACCGGTAGAAGGTCAAAAAACAACGTTCTATCATCGGCCGTATCCAGCGTGGTCAGACGGCCGCATACACCACCGCCCAGCAGATTATGAACCGCCTGCAGATTGGTTGTCTTACCGCTTAGAGGAGGTCCGTAATAAACCACCTTTAAAACGATTTCTCTTTGAGCCCCATTGAATTGCACAACTTTACCTTATCCGGTCGCCTACCTACGGCGCAACGGATCCGAGTTCAAGCAATGTCTTTTGAAAATTAGAAAGGAAAATTAGAAGCTAAGACTAAGCGGGATCTAGGATACCACCCACCAGGTCATAGTCTGTGGTTTCTTCTACTTCGATGGTCACTAAATCACCGGGATAGGCCATGCCATCATTGATATACGTGACACCATCGATATCAGGCGCTTGGCCGATATGGCGGC
This genomic interval carries:
- a CDS encoding GTPase domain-containing protein; protein product: MQFNGAQREIVLKVVYYGPPLSGKTTNLQAVHNLLGGGVCGRLTTLDTADDRTLFFDLLPVLIKSRSGYRIKLKLFTVPGQVIHAATRRLVLQGADGVVFVGDSQLSEARANGEFWQGMRQHISDNNIDPDTLPTVIQFNKRDLPGIRSDEELEMIAAKSNEPLFKAVAIRGEGVLETLHGLLQMLFIDLNRKHDFERKFHISSHEFLNGVFGAARNQP